From the genome of Lentimonas sp. CC4, one region includes:
- a CDS encoding putative glycoside hydrolase, translating to MNQFNKLVCLFVALVAVNVADSNTTLYGETPNSSQASQLDEHAQKNSGGSRFESKDFYPEFSWDTAPIYLMFGDKNRLLSSQQVEFMAGQSGFICIEKSHGMGKLGAAELGAKHEAAAFKKINPKIKVLFYFNAAYAWPYTSYNQHFTKQEIESRPDHKAFLIINSKTGEYADRYGAFCFDVLNPDFREWWVETVAKGVRESGCDGAFIDQMHGSADLRKDKKAEIEVAMGEMMAALKERMGADKILLANNAYAESARYVYPVSDAIMFENYASSKSSKESLLAEWKHMHRNAKEGKISVFRLGVEGTGRRNLKPNMPKEAKENVEFALACYLIGAQPYSYFMYSWGWKLSSGALVDYPEFHKPLGPPKGPPSRPDPDGWEFTREFEHASVWVNTETREAKITWE from the coding sequence ATGAACCAATTTAATAAGCTGGTCTGTCTCTTTGTTGCGCTTGTGGCAGTGAATGTTGCTGACTCAAACACGACACTTTACGGCGAAACTCCAAATAGTTCACAAGCCAGTCAACTGGATGAGCACGCTCAAAAGAACAGTGGTGGATCTCGCTTCGAGTCGAAAGACTTTTACCCTGAATTCAGTTGGGATACTGCACCGATCTATTTGATGTTTGGCGATAAGAACCGCTTGCTGAGTTCGCAGCAAGTGGAGTTTATGGCCGGGCAATCGGGCTTTATCTGTATTGAGAAATCACATGGCATGGGTAAACTGGGTGCGGCCGAGTTAGGAGCCAAGCATGAGGCCGCGGCCTTTAAAAAAATAAATCCCAAGATCAAGGTGCTGTTTTATTTCAACGCCGCCTATGCATGGCCTTACACCTCATACAATCAGCATTTCACCAAGCAGGAGATCGAGTCTAGGCCTGATCACAAAGCGTTTCTCATTATCAATTCTAAGACGGGAGAGTATGCGGATCGTTATGGTGCGTTTTGCTTCGATGTATTGAATCCTGATTTCCGCGAATGGTGGGTCGAGACTGTTGCGAAAGGTGTCCGAGAATCAGGCTGCGATGGTGCCTTTATTGATCAAATGCACGGCTCTGCCGATTTGCGTAAAGACAAGAAGGCAGAGATTGAAGTCGCCATGGGCGAGATGATGGCGGCTCTCAAAGAGAGGATGGGAGCAGACAAGATCTTACTTGCGAATAATGCCTATGCGGAGAGCGCCAGGTATGTATATCCCGTGAGTGATGCGATCATGTTTGAAAACTATGCGAGTTCGAAATCGAGCAAGGAAAGTCTACTCGCCGAGTGGAAACATATGCACCGAAATGCCAAGGAAGGTAAAATCTCCGTCTTTCGTCTCGGCGTAGAGGGCACTGGCCGGAGGAATCTCAAACCAAATATGCCTAAGGAGGCGAAGGAAAATGTCGAGTTTGCACTGGCATGTTACCTCATCGGCGCGCAGCCGTATTCGTATTTCATGTATAGTTGGGGATGGAAGTTAAGTTCGGGCGCACTGGTCGATTACCCGGAATTTCACAAACCGCTCGGGCCGCCTAAAGGCCCACCCAGTCGCCCGGATCCCGATGGCTGGGAGTTTACCCGCGAATTCGAGCATGCCAGCGTCTGGGTGAATACCGAGACTCGAGAGGCCAAGATTACATGGGAGTGA
- a CDS encoding sulfatase-like hydrolase/transferase, whose protein sequence is MNYIKIQKRICILITAVASSLWGAGSDAERPNVILLMADDLGWGDVQCFNPKTAIKTPHLNAMAADGLQFNRFYSSSPVCSPTRASSITGRHPFRFGVYYANTGHMKTEELTIAELLREQGYTTGHFGKWHLGTLTTEIKDANRGKPGNTEEFSPPWKNGFDVCFSTESKVPTWDPMLKPVKEASDGWNGGGKGWDYIKDRSTAEAYGTHYWNEQGEIVRDNLEGDDSRVIMDRVVPFVQQAAKDDQPFFAVVWFHTPHLPVVAGPEYAAMYPGVSDFEKNYYGCVTAMDEQVGRLRAALKEAGVADNTMVWFCSDNGPEGGNKSPGTAAHFKGRKRSLSEGGVRVPGILDWPARVTSGTVSEFPAVTSDYLPTILDAIQAEYIGERPLDGISLLPMINGDMTERAEGIGFQSRGIEAWSEQRYKLYRNGKKPWELYDLIEDPSEKKNIAKQHPEIVAELSKKLVTWKASCKLSDQGNDY, encoded by the coding sequence ATGAATTACATAAAAATACAGAAACGAATCTGCATCTTAATAACGGCGGTCGCCAGCTCGCTTTGGGGAGCAGGATCAGACGCCGAACGGCCGAATGTCATTCTGCTGATGGCAGATGACCTCGGGTGGGGTGATGTGCAGTGTTTTAATCCCAAGACAGCGATCAAGACGCCGCACTTGAATGCAATGGCTGCGGACGGTCTGCAGTTCAACCGCTTCTATTCATCCTCACCGGTCTGTAGCCCGACACGTGCTTCGAGCATTACGGGACGTCATCCATTCCGCTTTGGCGTTTATTATGCCAACACCGGGCATATGAAGACCGAAGAACTCACGATTGCTGAGCTGCTCAGAGAACAAGGATACACCACTGGCCATTTTGGCAAATGGCACTTAGGCACACTCACGACGGAAATTAAAGATGCCAACCGCGGCAAACCGGGCAACACTGAGGAGTTTAGCCCACCATGGAAGAACGGCTTCGATGTCTGTTTTTCGACAGAGTCGAAGGTGCCCACTTGGGATCCGATGTTAAAACCAGTAAAGGAAGCCAGCGATGGTTGGAATGGTGGCGGTAAAGGCTGGGATTACATTAAAGACCGCTCAACGGCTGAGGCCTATGGCACACATTACTGGAATGAGCAGGGCGAAATCGTGCGTGATAATTTGGAAGGCGATGACTCACGCGTGATCATGGATCGTGTCGTGCCGTTCGTGCAGCAAGCGGCCAAAGACGATCAACCGTTCTTCGCAGTCGTCTGGTTTCATACGCCGCACTTGCCAGTCGTCGCCGGGCCGGAATATGCCGCGATGTATCCGGGGGTGAGTGACTTTGAGAAAAACTACTATGGCTGTGTGACTGCCATGGATGAACAGGTCGGACGCTTGCGCGCGGCATTGAAAGAGGCGGGCGTTGCGGACAATACCATGGTCTGGTTTTGCTCGGATAATGGCCCTGAAGGCGGCAATAAGAGCCCCGGGACTGCGGCGCACTTTAAAGGACGCAAGCGCAGCCTGAGTGAAGGCGGCGTGCGCGTGCCGGGGATTCTAGATTGGCCCGCCCGCGTGACGTCAGGGACGGTCTCTGAGTTTCCCGCAGTCACCAGCGATTACCTACCGACGATTTTGGATGCGATTCAAGCTGAATACATCGGTGAGCGCCCGTTGGACGGCATATCGCTCCTGCCGATGATCAATGGTGACATGACCGAGCGTGCCGAAGGCATTGGATTCCAGAGCCGCGGCATCGAAGCATGGTCGGAACAGCGCTATAAACTCTACCGAAACGGCAAGAAGCCTTGGGAACTCTATGATCTCATTGAGGACCCTTCAGAAAAGAAGAATATCGCAAAACAGCACCCAGAAATCGTTGCCGAATTATCGAAGAAATTGGTGACGTGGAAAGCATCATGCAAACTCAGTGATCAAGGAAACGATTACTAA
- a CDS encoding sulfatase-like hydrolase/transferase produces the protein MTLLSVGLLSFSAMSSIALAASKDPEQPNILFLLTDDQRWDDMAAMGNPIIQTPTMDRLAELGTLFTQATVSSPICMASRATCFSGQPERFHRVNFGGSKFTNVTWSQTYPQVFRDSGYFTGFIGKYGVFAQFDAAEKFDVWNGFHQQGSFTTKDGRHLTEVIAEQAIDFMEQSEAQPFCLSISFKAPHFEKNSLPPIEACKDLYKDIGAIPLRGSEFIKKEYVGNDSFVRDRYNMFFSDAEKRSETIKMRYRAITGVDMTIDKIMQKLDDLEIADNTVIVFMGDNGYSYGEHGLAEKYWMHEESVRVPMIVYDPRIPAEQRIQQSDALVSNIDVAPTLLAAAGLEVPETMTGMDIAPLLTSEDVAWRETVFSENLFTLRGGPLCDSARTPKWKYVEYFDNPEITPELYDLEKDPLEMNNIFSNPEYQSVVEKMRDALIAHRKYYSADESGWKKGNAVSAQKKKAGKKEK, from the coding sequence ATGACACTATTATCAGTGGGGCTGTTGAGCTTTTCTGCAATGAGCAGCATCGCTTTGGCTGCCAGTAAAGATCCAGAGCAACCGAACATCCTGTTTCTGTTAACGGATGATCAGCGTTGGGACGACATGGCGGCGATGGGCAATCCGATCATTCAAACACCCACGATGGATCGTCTCGCTGAGCTGGGGACGCTGTTTACACAGGCGACGGTATCCAGTCCAATCTGCATGGCCAGTCGCGCAACTTGCTTCTCGGGGCAGCCTGAGCGCTTCCACCGTGTTAATTTCGGGGGCTCTAAGTTTACAAATGTGACCTGGAGCCAGACCTATCCGCAGGTGTTTCGTGATTCAGGCTACTTTACTGGATTCATTGGCAAGTATGGGGTTTTTGCCCAATTTGATGCGGCGGAGAAATTTGACGTCTGGAACGGCTTTCACCAGCAGGGGAGCTTTACGACTAAAGACGGACGTCACCTGACCGAAGTGATAGCCGAGCAGGCGATTGATTTCATGGAGCAGTCTGAGGCTCAACCATTCTGTCTATCCATCAGTTTCAAGGCGCCTCATTTCGAGAAGAATTCGCTGCCCCCAATCGAGGCCTGCAAGGATCTCTACAAAGACATCGGTGCGATTCCTTTGCGCGGCAGCGAATTTATCAAAAAAGAGTATGTCGGTAATGACTCATTCGTTCGTGACCGCTATAACATGTTCTTCTCTGACGCTGAGAAACGCTCGGAGACCATCAAAATGCGCTACCGTGCGATTACCGGTGTCGATATGACGATCGACAAGATCATGCAGAAGCTGGATGACCTAGAGATTGCGGACAATACCGTGATCGTTTTCATGGGAGACAATGGCTATAGCTATGGTGAGCATGGGCTCGCGGAAAAATATTGGATGCATGAAGAGTCGGTTCGTGTGCCGATGATTGTGTATGATCCGCGCATTCCAGCAGAGCAGCGTATTCAGCAATCTGACGCGCTGGTTTCCAACATTGATGTAGCACCCACGCTGCTTGCCGCTGCGGGTTTGGAGGTTCCTGAAACTATGACTGGAATGGATATCGCACCGTTATTGACATCGGAGGATGTGGCTTGGCGTGAAACTGTTTTTTCAGAAAACCTCTTCACGCTCCGCGGAGGACCACTGTGTGACAGTGCCCGCACGCCCAAGTGGAAATATGTGGAGTATTTTGATAATCCGGAAATTACTCCAGAACTCTATGATCTGGAGAAGGATCCGCTTGAAATGAACAATATCTTTTCAAACCCGGAGTATCAATCCGTCGTCGAAAAGATGCGTGATGCGTTGATTGCACATCGTAAGTATTATTCCGCCGACGAATCTGGCTGGAAGAAGGGGAACGCTGTTTCAGCTCAGAAAAAGAAGGCCGGAAAGAAGGAAAAATAG
- a CDS encoding right-handed parallel beta-helix repeat-containing protein, with protein MLTNVALSASYPMQLYLILIITLLVSSVCNADSIQADFYCHPQGSDAWSGTLAEPNMTGTDGPFATLERARDAVRGLKQRQSGDIQVLLRGGTYLLSETVVFGLEDSGSSESTITYAAYPGETPVFSSGKEIKGWKKVSGSLPGLPSEARGQVWEAEVSGKFLTLYDNQGMMPRARSDHFVPKGNATELRYPEGLLKDWPNVTDVEIFVRPTRLWMMNILPLASVDEKAGVAKTSINATYGMNKIGCWVENVLEQLDEPGEWTLNTKQGKVYVWPRGQSPVVAPQLIEFIRIEGDIDEQGPKDIPVRNLHLRGLTFKHGDRYTLAKGDAGTQHDWDMFDKANALVRLRGTENCVIDNCHFLQSGSGAIRVDLHGIGNTISNNHIEQMGGGGILLCGYGPGTKDVNKHNVVYNNHIHHVSEIYWHSPGIFLCQSGENRVANNLIHHTNYSGMIVAGIVTRFFVKQNKRESSRAIRWHEIQNLPKNPELEDVRPYLHTRKNLIEKNEIHNVMQILGDGNGIYIRGAGAGNVIRDNYIHHLVSSIKGQSGMRTDGGQMDTLFTGNVLYKCKSQGMTLKLNNRFENNIIADVIAPRGIYLKIVEGPSTGASNKRNIFYSTNADCTLISEPGGGTGLVGEDRRGRTPARMQDMDSDYNIYFCKADPSIGEKVLKKLQGDGVDAHSRAVDPLFVDPENGDFRFKPNSPALEMGILPIDLSEIGLRTTK; from the coding sequence ATGCTAACAAACGTCGCACTTTCAGCCTCTTACCCCATGCAGCTCTATCTTATCTTAATAATTACTTTGTTGGTCAGCAGCGTTTGTAACGCGGATTCAATACAGGCAGATTTCTACTGTCATCCGCAGGGATCAGACGCATGGTCGGGCACATTAGCCGAACCCAACATGACCGGAACGGACGGCCCGTTTGCAACATTGGAGCGGGCGCGCGATGCAGTCCGAGGACTCAAGCAACGTCAGTCGGGTGATATTCAAGTCCTGCTCCGTGGTGGCACTTATTTGTTAAGTGAGACGGTTGTCTTTGGCTTGGAGGATTCTGGTAGCAGCGAGTCGACCATTACGTATGCAGCCTATCCAGGTGAGACGCCCGTCTTTAGTTCCGGCAAGGAGATTAAGGGCTGGAAGAAGGTGAGTGGTTCGCTTCCGGGGTTGCCCTCAGAGGCTCGGGGCCAGGTCTGGGAGGCGGAGGTCTCCGGTAAATTTCTAACCCTCTACGACAATCAAGGGATGATGCCCCGTGCGCGCTCGGATCACTTTGTCCCTAAAGGCAACGCGACCGAACTGAGATATCCTGAAGGTCTACTGAAAGACTGGCCGAATGTGACCGATGTGGAGATTTTCGTTCGTCCGACTCGGCTTTGGATGATGAATATTCTGCCCTTAGCATCAGTCGATGAAAAGGCTGGTGTTGCCAAGACTTCGATCAACGCAACCTATGGCATGAACAAGATCGGTTGCTGGGTTGAAAACGTGCTAGAGCAGCTTGATGAGCCAGGCGAGTGGACGCTTAACACAAAGCAGGGCAAGGTCTATGTCTGGCCACGCGGTCAGTCGCCAGTGGTGGCGCCGCAGTTGATTGAATTTATTCGTATCGAGGGTGATATCGATGAGCAGGGGCCGAAGGATATTCCAGTCCGCAATTTGCACCTTCGCGGTCTTACTTTCAAGCATGGTGATCGCTACACCTTGGCGAAGGGGGACGCCGGCACCCAGCACGACTGGGATATGTTTGATAAGGCCAACGCATTGGTTCGCCTACGTGGCACAGAGAACTGTGTGATTGATAATTGCCATTTCCTCCAAAGCGGTAGCGGCGCAATTCGGGTGGATCTGCATGGTATCGGCAACACGATTTCGAATAACCACATTGAGCAGATGGGCGGCGGAGGCATTTTGCTTTGCGGCTATGGCCCAGGCACCAAGGATGTGAACAAGCATAACGTTGTTTACAATAATCACATTCATCATGTCAGCGAGATCTATTGGCACTCGCCCGGCATTTTCCTCTGTCAGAGTGGAGAAAACCGTGTAGCGAATAATCTGATACACCATACGAATTATTCGGGCATGATTGTCGCTGGAATTGTAACCCGCTTTTTTGTGAAGCAGAACAAGCGTGAGTCCAGCCGTGCGATCCGCTGGCACGAAATTCAGAATTTACCGAAAAATCCAGAGCTGGAAGACGTGCGACCATATCTGCATACGCGAAAGAATCTAATCGAGAAAAATGAGATTCACAACGTCATGCAGATACTAGGAGACGGTAATGGGATCTATATTCGAGGCGCGGGTGCAGGCAATGTGATCCGCGATAATTACATTCACCATCTGGTGTCTTCGATCAAAGGACAAAGCGGGATGCGCACGGATGGCGGACAGATGGATACACTGTTTACGGGCAACGTCCTCTATAAATGCAAGTCGCAGGGCATGACGCTGAAGCTGAACAACCGCTTTGAGAATAACATCATTGCTGATGTCATTGCACCACGTGGAATCTACCTGAAGATCGTCGAGGGGCCGTCTACTGGAGCGAGCAACAAGCGTAATATCTTTTACTCAACGAATGCCGACTGCACCCTTATTTCCGAACCAGGCGGCGGGACGGGCCTAGTGGGTGAGGATCGTCGAGGCCGAACTCCTGCGCGGATGCAGGATATGGACTCCGACTACAATATCTACTTCTGTAAGGCAGATCCCAGCATCGGCGAAAAAGTGCTTAAAAAGCTGCAAGGCGATGGTGTCGATGCACACAGCCGGGCGGTTGACCCGCTCTTCGTCGATCCAGAGAATGGTGATTTCAGGTTTAAGCCCAACTCGCCTGCGCTTGAGATGGGGATCTTACCGATCGATCTGTCTGAGATCGGGTTAAGAACGACGAAATAG
- a CDS encoding alpha/beta fold hydrolase, translated as MKLPRIFKFFTLSAVCSTILLALAPQAIAAKGLASEDELYTGRRAAFANPKHDDPDKPNVLLIGDSISIGYTPYVRRMLKDSIDVYRIPTNARNSAYGLENLDKWLAMKPANWDVIHFNWGLWDVCYRNPKSKTQGHRDKVNGTLTETPEQYRANLEQIVARLKATGATLIWCNTTPVPKGEAGRKLGDALKYNQIAAEIMQANGVLINDLYAHAQLELPQIMKAKGDVHYTEAGYQHLAKKVAGELTAALEVSGDARVMPYEEIYAKRQLKRMDRSKDGIISEQEAGGNWRRLKGLDLDTSGGVDMTELAGLERPVLPTQGEAQLNVLYKNLPEESLYLDLYYPPNTEKGDLPVVVFTHGGGWGAGSKEGAAQGSHRDLFLKVLDEGFCVAAVNYRLARMYGDNYVPECVADCKDAVRFLAKHADAYGISADKFYSIGNSAGGHLSMMLLLSPPDQQLGAPELADADYTMVAGVSWYGWANQEHEELFIKPNKPQKEPLRVNHSLIARPGLTPEAHTAIIHEMSPSTWLTPESPPLFMLHGTEDQTIIVQHAYWMKELADKRGADVEILIVEGAGHGWSNKGIQPTQEEVIQATVDFFVKHKK; from the coding sequence ATGAAATTACCCCGCATCTTCAAATTCTTCACGCTCTCTGCGGTATGTAGCACCATACTGTTGGCTCTGGCGCCTCAGGCCATTGCTGCAAAAGGCTTAGCCAGTGAGGACGAACTCTATACGGGCCGCAGAGCAGCCTTTGCCAATCCGAAGCATGATGATCCAGATAAACCAAATGTTCTGCTGATCGGTGATTCTATTTCGATTGGCTATACGCCCTATGTCAGGCGTATGCTTAAAGACTCGATCGATGTGTATCGAATCCCAACAAATGCACGAAACTCAGCCTATGGTCTGGAGAATCTGGATAAGTGGCTGGCGATGAAACCGGCGAATTGGGATGTCATTCACTTTAACTGGGGCTTGTGGGATGTCTGCTATCGGAATCCGAAATCGAAGACTCAGGGGCACCGTGACAAGGTGAATGGCACGCTGACTGAGACGCCCGAGCAATACCGAGCCAATCTCGAGCAGATCGTAGCTCGTTTGAAAGCGACCGGCGCGACGCTGATTTGGTGCAACACCACTCCCGTTCCGAAAGGCGAGGCGGGGCGCAAGCTTGGCGATGCTCTCAAATACAACCAGATTGCTGCAGAGATTATGCAAGCCAACGGGGTGTTGATTAACGACCTGTATGCACATGCTCAACTGGAGTTGCCTCAGATCATGAAAGCGAAGGGCGATGTCCATTACACCGAAGCAGGCTATCAGCATCTGGCAAAAAAGGTGGCGGGCGAACTCACCGCAGCGCTAGAAGTGTCAGGTGATGCGCGAGTCATGCCGTATGAGGAGATCTATGCGAAGCGACAGTTGAAGCGGATGGATCGCTCTAAGGATGGTATCATTTCTGAGCAAGAAGCAGGAGGTAATTGGAGGCGGCTGAAAGGCCTGGACCTAGATACAAGTGGGGGCGTGGATATGACAGAGCTCGCTGGCTTAGAGCGCCCTGTATTGCCCACCCAAGGTGAGGCGCAGCTCAATGTGCTCTACAAGAATTTGCCCGAAGAGAGCCTCTATCTCGACCTGTATTATCCGCCTAATACTGAGAAGGGCGATTTGCCCGTGGTCGTGTTCACACATGGCGGCGGCTGGGGTGCCGGCAGCAAAGAAGGGGCGGCCCAAGGATCGCATCGCGATCTGTTTCTCAAGGTCTTGGATGAGGGCTTCTGTGTGGCAGCGGTCAACTACCGCCTCGCAAGAATGTATGGAGACAATTACGTCCCGGAATGCGTGGCGGACTGTAAAGATGCCGTTCGCTTTCTCGCGAAGCATGCCGATGCGTATGGAATCAGTGCGGATAAGTTTTATTCAATTGGTAACTCTGCGGGTGGGCATCTCTCCATGATGCTTCTATTGAGTCCGCCGGATCAGCAACTGGGAGCTCCCGAACTGGCAGATGCGGACTATACGATGGTCGCTGGCGTGTCATGGTATGGTTGGGCCAATCAGGAGCACGAGGAGCTCTTTATTAAGCCGAATAAACCTCAGAAAGAGCCGCTGCGTGTGAATCACTCACTCATTGCTCGCCCCGGCCTGACGCCCGAAGCACATACCGCGATTATTCATGAGATGAGCCCCAGCACGTGGTTAACTCCAGAGAGTCCGCCGCTCTTCATGCTGCACGGCACTGAGGATCAGACCATCATCGTGCAGCATGCGTATTGGATGAAAGAACTGGCAGACAAACGCGGCGCGGATGTAGAGATTTTAATTGTAGAAGGCGCTGGGCATGGTTGGAGCAACAAGGGGATTCAACCGACACAGGAAGAGGTGATTCAAGCGACGGTGGACTTTTTTGTGAAACACAAGAAGTGA
- a CDS encoding acetylxylan esterase, with product MIKTAFLCLLAILPIALSAAPDTSRPLNELLDPTVYQAPAMHPHPSHDVGDIKAVFYDSIDYNGQPTRVFAYIGVPKSDKPLPAMVLVHGGGGTAFHKWVKLWNDRGYAAIAMDLEGHLPENVASGGGRLSHDHSGPSRVGRFNDAEKPLEAQWMYHAVSDIFVAHTLLASLPQVDADRIGVTGISWGGILSSLVSGIDDRYKCAMPVYGAGYLYESYGHFKSVSGDAQKYWDPARHFKDGSVPTLWVNSDVDGHFSINITSHSFETTSDHAWMTIHPGMKHGHGAGWDPKRVPEIYALADFYLKGEGAPLVRIVKQPSRRAVALSYEAETAIESATVYYLNEPISYRKPANNPKAKHSGPGTWLTLDAKIDPATRTISAQLPEACMTYYVNLKDSRGHLASSVLVELGNTD from the coding sequence ATGATTAAAACAGCCTTCCTCTGCCTACTAGCGATCCTACCGATTGCGTTATCGGCGGCCCCCGACACCAGTCGCCCTCTCAATGAGCTGCTAGATCCCACGGTCTATCAGGCACCAGCCATGCATCCGCACCCGTCACACGATGTGGGTGACATCAAGGCGGTGTTTTATGACAGCATCGATTACAACGGGCAGCCAACGCGCGTGTTTGCCTATATCGGCGTTCCTAAAAGTGACAAGCCGCTGCCTGCGATGGTGCTCGTCCACGGGGGCGGGGGCACCGCCTTTCATAAATGGGTGAAGCTGTGGAATGATCGCGGCTATGCGGCCATTGCAATGGATTTGGAAGGACACCTGCCAGAGAATGTTGCCTCCGGTGGTGGACGTTTGAGTCACGACCACAGCGGGCCTTCCCGCGTGGGACGCTTTAACGATGCGGAGAAGCCGCTCGAAGCGCAGTGGATGTATCATGCCGTGTCTGACATCTTTGTGGCGCACACGCTGTTGGCTTCGCTACCTCAAGTCGACGCCGACCGTATCGGTGTGACGGGTATCTCATGGGGCGGCATTTTGAGCAGTTTGGTGTCTGGCATCGATGACCGCTACAAATGCGCCATGCCTGTGTATGGCGCTGGCTACCTCTACGAGTCCTACGGCCATTTTAAAAGCGTCAGCGGTGATGCTCAGAAATATTGGGACCCGGCACGTCACTTTAAGGATGGTTCCGTGCCGACACTCTGGGTGAATAGCGATGTGGATGGTCACTTCTCGATTAATATTACATCGCATAGTTTTGAAACGACCAGCGACCATGCTTGGATGACGATTCACCCCGGCATGAAGCATGGGCATGGTGCCGGGTGGGATCCGAAGCGCGTGCCGGAAATTTATGCCTTGGCCGATTTCTATCTAAAAGGCGAGGGCGCACCACTGGTGCGTATTGTGAAGCAACCGTCCCGCCGCGCAGTGGCACTCAGCTACGAAGCTGAAACAGCCATCGAGAGTGCCACCGTTTATTATTTGAACGAACCGATCAGCTATCGGAAGCCGGCCAATAACCCGAAGGCGAAGCATTCGGGTCCGGGCACATGGCTCACCCTTGATGCGAAAATCGATCCCGCAACTCGCACGATCTCTGCGCAACTGCCGGAAGCGTGCATGACCTATTATGTGAACCTCAAGGATAGCCGAGGGCATCTGGCTTCGTCCGTTCTCGTAGAACTGGGAAATACAGATTAG
- a CDS encoding GIY-YIG nuclease family protein, which produces MYYVYILHSDCDQGLYIGFTSDLTARVAAHNRGDSKSTASRCPLRLIYYEAYTMEQDALGRERYLKSGAGRRHIDKQLRCYFEQYPHRKTT; this is translated from the coding sequence ATGTATTACGTCTATATTCTACATTCTGATTGTGACCAGGGGCTTTATATTGGATTTACGAGTGACTTGACTGCACGTGTTGCGGCTCACAATCGAGGTGATTCAAAATCAACGGCTTCTCGATGTCCTTTACGGCTTATCTATTATGAGGCTTATACGATGGAGCAGGATGCTTTGGGACGTGAGCGTTATCTTAAAAGTGGAGCTGGTCGAAGGCATATTGATAAGCAATTACGGTGCTATTTCGAACAGTATCCGCATAGGAAGACGACGTGA